One Spiroplasma endosymbiont of Dioctria linearis DNA segment encodes these proteins:
- a CDS encoding glycoside hydrolase family 68 protein, whose product MKLLLGLLGTIVIPSASISNIVVKEQIQINQETYRWTEMTASKVKFNNERLMPDINYSNKTAFIENYDIWDSWALMNNDGSVATVNGYQIWFALSKPVDGSGETKIMYFYSETGSNWIPGGYVLSENLVKGSEEWSGSALYDEDTKEVNLFYTVSNLTYGNNWNQRIALAKINLNFDDVIPKFEKPTFHKIIAEADGNLYQTHEAAEAVGYAKQKWAFRDPFYFRDPKTGQEYLLFEGNTGLLTGKEGERLPEYTGGFEDYPDDYDFERSNMANSAIGIAKLDLDSGDVELLNPLWASNLVSDETERPSLIYNKKFDRYYMFTTTHGYYNMNLAPGLNENDSLHGFTTKGSLFGEMTPINEDGLILYSKPEKTEIENEIVWNENYAYAWGVISDNLDSEYLLTLAFSNFSSDGKNELKKIRGAAPSLLLKIVDDKILIEEELLPAQVMR is encoded by the coding sequence ATGAAACTATTATTAGGTTTACTTGGGACAATAGTAATTCCAAGTGCTTCAATATCAAACATAGTAGTTAAAGAACAAATACAAATTAATCAAGAAACTTATAGATGAACGGAAATGACAGCGTCAAAAGTTAAATTTAATAATGAAAGGTTAATGCCTGACATTAACTACTCAAATAAAACAGCTTTTATTGAGAATTATGATATATGAGATAGTTGAGCATTAATGAATAATGATGGAAGTGTTGCCACTGTAAATGGATATCAAATATGATTTGCTTTATCAAAACCAGTAGATGGCAGTGGAGAAACAAAAATAATGTATTTTTATTCTGAAACAGGAAGTAATTGAATCCCAGGGGGGTATGTTCTATCTGAAAATTTAGTTAAAGGTTCAGAGGAATGATCTGGTTCTGCTTTATATGATGAAGATACTAAAGAAGTTAATTTATTTTATACTGTATCTAATCTTACTTATGGTAACAACTGAAATCAAAGAATTGCATTAGCAAAAATAAACTTAAATTTTGATGATGTAATTCCAAAATTTGAGAAACCTACTTTTCATAAAATAATTGCGGAAGCTGATGGGAACTTATATCAAACTCATGAAGCAGCTGAAGCAGTGGGATATGCTAAACAAAAATGAGCTTTTAGAGATCCATTTTACTTTAGAGATCCAAAAACAGGTCAAGAATATTTATTATTTGAAGGAAATACAGGTTTATTAACTGGTAAAGAAGGCGAACGACTACCTGAATATACTGGTGGTTTTGAAGATTATCCTGACGATTATGATTTTGAGAGATCAAATATGGCAAATTCAGCTATTGGAATTGCAAAATTAGATTTAGATAGTGGAGATGTTGAATTATTAAACCCACTATGAGCTTCAAATTTGGTCTCTGATGAGACTGAAAGACCAAGTTTAATTTATAATAAAAAATTTGATAGATATTATATGTTTACAACAACTCATGGATACTATAATATGAATTTGGCTCCTGGTTTAAATGAAAATGATAGTTTACATGGCTTCACAACAAAAGGAAGTTTATTTGGTGAAATGACTCCTATAAATGAAGATGGTTTAATTTTATATTCTAAACCTGAAAAAACTGAAATTGAAAATGAGATAGTTTGAAATGAGAATTATGCATACGCATGGGGAGTAATCTCAGATAATTTGGACTCTGAATATTTATTAACCTTAGCATTTAGCAATTTCTCATCTGATGGTAAAAATGAATTGAAAAAAATAAGAGGAGCAGCTCCAAGTTTATTATTAAAAATCGTGGATGATAAAATATTAATAGAAGAGGAACTTCTACCAGCTCAAGTTATGAGATAA